From a single Aquipuribacter sp. SD81 genomic region:
- a CDS encoding type 1 glutamine amidotransferase domain-containing protein encodes MSRVAFLVAHEGIEQVELTQPWQAVRDAGHEPVLLSTTDGEVQAFDHLDKADTFPVDQQVSQADVGDFAAVVLPGGVANPDALRTDEDAVRFVRAAMEAGTPVAAICHAPWTLVETQQLVGRRLTSWPSLRTDITNAGGDWVDSELVVDRAGAGPLVTSRNPDDLPVFCEALVELLDGSLEDALEDSGSVVEGTEALSKDPAS; translated from the coding sequence GTGAGCCGGGTCGCGTTCCTCGTCGCCCACGAGGGCATCGAGCAGGTCGAGCTGACGCAGCCGTGGCAGGCGGTGCGCGACGCCGGCCACGAGCCGGTGCTCCTGAGCACCACCGACGGCGAGGTGCAGGCGTTCGACCACCTCGACAAGGCCGACACGTTCCCGGTGGACCAGCAGGTGTCGCAGGCCGACGTCGGCGACTTCGCCGCCGTCGTCCTGCCGGGCGGTGTGGCCAACCCGGACGCGCTGCGCACCGACGAGGACGCCGTCCGGTTCGTGCGCGCCGCCATGGAGGCAGGCACCCCCGTCGCCGCCATCTGCCACGCCCCGTGGACCCTGGTGGAGACCCAGCAGCTCGTCGGGCGGCGCCTCACGTCGTGGCCGAGCCTGCGCACCGACATCACGAACGCGGGAGGCGACTGGGTCGACTCCGAGCTCGTCGTCGACCGCGCGGGCGCCGGACCGCTCGTCACCAGCCGCAACCCCGACGACCTGCCGGTGTTCTGCGAGGCGCTCGTGGAGCTGCTCGACGGCTCGCTCGAGGACGCCCTGGAGGACAGCGGCTCCGTCGTCGAGGGCACCGAGGCGCTCTCCAAGGACCCCGCCTCCTGA
- a CDS encoding cold-shock protein → MAQGTVKWFNAEKGFGFITVDGGGADVFVHWSAIQAQGYKSLDEGQRVEFEVGQGQKGPQAESVRPL, encoded by the coding sequence ATGGCACAGGGCACGGTCAAGTGGTTCAACGCCGAGAAGGGCTTCGGCTTCATCACGGTCGACGGTGGCGGGGCTGACGTCTTCGTCCACTGGTCGGCGATCCAGGCGCAGGGCTACAAGTCCCTCGACGAGGGCCAGCGCGTGGAGTTCGAGGTGGGCCAGGGCCAGAAGGGCCCGCAGGCGGAGTCCGTCCGCCCCCTCTGA
- a CDS encoding LytR C-terminal domain-containing protein: MDDLAVPQHHRSGAHRARRHPLLTVLASLAAVAVFSGVLLWALLTFDVLGAGERLGDGLASPSGSASTSAEATAPAAAPTDAAEPSAGASAVPTGEPTDAGSGASSGEAPTSTGATDAASEAGAAEVDRTVGVDVLNSTQTTGLAAGAAGDLETVGWTIGDVGNYRAGEVPTTVLYPAPDLAATAEALADDLGVGVVELSSDVEVVTVVLGTDFADLAG, from the coding sequence ATGGACGACCTCGCCGTGCCCCAGCACCACCGCTCGGGCGCGCACCGCGCGCGCCGGCACCCCCTGCTCACCGTCCTCGCCTCGCTCGCGGCCGTCGCCGTCTTCTCCGGCGTCCTGCTGTGGGCGCTGCTCACCTTCGACGTGCTCGGGGCCGGCGAGCGCCTCGGCGACGGGCTGGCGTCGCCCTCGGGGTCGGCGAGCACGTCCGCGGAGGCGACCGCTCCGGCCGCCGCGCCGACGGACGCCGCCGAGCCGTCCGCGGGAGCCTCCGCCGTGCCGACGGGCGAACCGACGGACGCCGGCTCCGGCGCGTCGTCGGGCGAGGCGCCGACGTCGACCGGGGCCACGGACGCCGCGTCGGAGGCGGGTGCGGCGGAGGTCGACCGCACCGTCGGCGTCGACGTCCTCAACTCCACGCAGACGACCGGGCTGGCCGCCGGCGCCGCGGGCGACCTCGAGACCGTCGGCTGGACCATCGGCGACGTGGGCAACTACCGGGCCGGCGAGGTGCCGACCACCGTGCTCTACCCCGCCCCGGACCTCGCCGCGACCGCGGAGGCGCTCGCCGACGACCTGGGTGTCGGCGTCGTCGAGCTGTCCTCCGACGTCGAGGTCGTCACGGTCGTCCTGGGGACTGACTTCGCCGACCTCGCCGGCTGA
- a CDS encoding DUF3263 domain-containing protein produces MSAREVDVLAFERQWWTQPGSKEQAVRERFGVGPTRYYQVLNALLDREAALRHDPMLVKRLRRARAQRRRTRTARRLGIEP; encoded by the coding sequence CTGAGCGCCCGCGAGGTCGACGTGCTCGCCTTCGAGCGGCAGTGGTGGACGCAGCCCGGGTCCAAGGAGCAGGCCGTCCGGGAGCGCTTCGGCGTGGGGCCCACCCGCTACTACCAGGTCCTCAACGCGCTGCTCGACCGCGAGGCCGCGCTCCGGCACGACCCGATGCTCGTCAAGCGGCTGCGGCGGGCGCGCGCGCAGCGCCGCCGCACCCGCACGGCGCGCCGGCTCGGCATCGAGCCCTGA
- a CDS encoding DUF6992 family protein, whose protein sequence is MPDHRETPERRARTAGSAGVGEALARLRRGLAVALGAWGGASVVAGAGLAVLDRLGRGGGALRGAARQSAAWGAVDVVVALLAARDARRARGDRSPAGERRDAERLRRVLLVNAGLDVGYVAAGLALLRRRRLRGSDVTGDGAAVVVQGAALLVVDVAAARRLGRALRRARTTAV, encoded by the coding sequence GTGCCCGACCACCGCGAGACCCCCGAGCGCCGCGCCCGGACGGCAGGGAGCGCGGGGGTGGGCGAGGCGCTCGCGCGGCTGCGCCGCGGGCTCGCGGTCGCGCTCGGCGCGTGGGGCGGCGCCTCGGTGGTGGCCGGTGCCGGGCTCGCCGTGCTCGACCGGCTCGGCCGAGGCGGCGGCGCGCTGCGCGGCGCGGCACGGCAGAGCGCGGCGTGGGGCGCCGTCGACGTCGTCGTGGCCCTGCTCGCCGCGCGCGACGCCCGCCGCGCGCGCGGGGACCGCAGCCCCGCGGGCGAGCGGCGGGACGCGGAACGGCTGCGCCGGGTGCTGCTGGTGAACGCCGGCCTCGACGTCGGCTACGTCGCGGCCGGTCTGGCCCTGCTGCGGCGGCGCCGGCTCCGCGGGTCCGACGTGACGGGGGACGGCGCCGCTGTCGTCGTGCAGGGCGCCGCCCTGCTGGTCGTGGACGTCGCCGCCGCCCGCCGGCTCGGGCGGGCGCTGCGGCGCGCGCGAACCACAGCCGTGTAA
- a CDS encoding uracil-DNA glycosylase has translation MPTGPLRDLVHPSWLDALVPHEETLDRLGRFLDAEEAAGRGYLPAAPRVLRALEAPLDSVRVLVVGQDPYPTPGHAVGLSFSVAPDVRPVPRSLANVFRERHSDLGLPPPASGDLTPWAEQGVLLLNRVLTVSPGAPGSHRGRGWERVTEAAIRALAARGGPLVAVLWGSDARVLAPLLPGTPLVESAHPSPMSAARGFLGSRPFSRVDEALRAQGAEPVDWRLPGDS, from the coding sequence GTGCCGACGGGACCCCTGCGCGACCTCGTCCACCCCTCGTGGCTCGACGCGCTCGTGCCCCACGAGGAGACCCTCGACCGGCTCGGGCGCTTCCTCGACGCGGAGGAGGCGGCCGGCCGCGGCTACCTGCCGGCCGCCCCGCGCGTGCTGCGCGCCCTCGAGGCGCCGCTGGACTCCGTGCGGGTCCTCGTCGTCGGGCAGGACCCGTACCCGACTCCGGGCCACGCCGTCGGGCTGTCGTTCTCGGTAGCCCCGGACGTGCGCCCGGTGCCCCGCAGCCTGGCCAACGTCTTCCGTGAGCGGCACAGCGACCTGGGCCTCCCGCCGCCGGCCTCCGGCGACCTGACGCCGTGGGCCGAGCAGGGCGTGCTGCTGCTGAACCGCGTCCTCACGGTGTCCCCCGGAGCGCCGGGCTCGCACCGCGGCCGCGGCTGGGAGCGGGTGACGGAGGCGGCCATCCGCGCCCTCGCCGCGCGCGGCGGACCGCTCGTCGCGGTCCTGTGGGGCAGCGACGCCCGCGTGCTCGCCCCGCTGCTGCCGGGGACGCCGCTGGTCGAGAGCGCCCACCCGAGCCCGATGTCCGCCGCGCGGGGCTTCCTCGGCTCCCGCCCGTTCAGCCGCGTCGACGAGGCGCTGCGCGCCCAGGGGGCCGAGCCGGTCGACTGGCGGCTGCCCGGCGACTCCTGA
- a CDS encoding CrcB family protein, with the protein MSAAGAAVLAQTVCLVLGAGAGAALRAAVLARVSAASPPVRRAGTAWVNVPASFAAAVVLSWLVASGRAEPLAVGGADVAGLAAALALGVCGGLSTWSSLALELAGAVRSGDRSRLLVPALGVLAGVAAGVAGTGVVVTVALLWP; encoded by the coding sequence GTGAGCGCGGCCGGCGCCGCCGTGCTCGCCCAGACGGTGTGCCTCGTGCTCGGCGCGGGGGCCGGCGCCGCGCTGCGGGCCGCGGTCCTCGCGCGCGTGTCCGCCGCCTCCCCGCCCGTCCGGCGTGCCGGGACCGCGTGGGTCAACGTGCCGGCGTCGTTCGCGGCCGCCGTCGTGCTGTCGTGGCTCGTCGCCTCGGGGCGGGCGGAGCCGCTCGCCGTGGGCGGCGCGGACGTGGCGGGCCTGGCCGCGGCCCTCGCGCTCGGGGTGTGCGGCGGGCTGTCGACGTGGTCCTCGCTCGCGCTCGAGCTCGCCGGCGCGGTGCGCTCCGGCGACCGGTCGAGGCTGCTCGTGCCCGCGCTGGGCGTGCTGGCCGGTGTGGCGGCGGGGGTGGCCGGCACCGGGGTCGTCGTCACCGTCGCGCTGCTGTGGCCGTGA
- a CDS encoding FluC/FEX family fluoride channel, which produces MGLTPPAARPAPSGPPGPPALVATAAGGALGGLARVATEVASSVQPGLPHWAALVAVNVLGSLLVGWATARGGRWGRPWVTVGVLGGFTSFSGWVLDVLRLAEPAPVLALALLVTVPVATVAACLAGLALGGRR; this is translated from the coding sequence GTGGGGCTGACGCCGCCGGCTGCTCGACCGGCGCCGTCGGGGCCGCCCGGGCCGCCCGCGCTGGTCGCGACCGCGGCGGGCGGAGCGCTCGGCGGCCTCGCGCGCGTGGCGACGGAGGTGGCGTCCTCCGTGCAGCCCGGCCTGCCGCACTGGGCGGCGCTCGTCGCGGTCAACGTGCTGGGCAGCCTGCTCGTCGGCTGGGCCACCGCGCGCGGCGGCCGCTGGGGCCGGCCGTGGGTGACCGTCGGCGTGCTCGGCGGGTTCACCTCGTTCTCCGGCTGGGTGCTCGACGTGCTGCGGCTCGCCGAGCCCGCACCCGTCCTCGCGCTCGCGCTGCTCGTGACGGTCCCCGTCGCGACGGTCGCGGCGTGCCTCGCGGGCCTCGCCCTGGGCGGGCGCCGGTGA
- a CDS encoding amidohydrolase, with the protein MATEGFTGPPVGPGRDVAVVGGRVVPVDGEVLERGTVLVRDGRVVAVGRVDDVPVPDGVPVHDAAGRWVLPGFVEAHGHLGVLEDGEDWPGRDHNETTEANTARLRALDAVNPADVAFVDALGGGVTTVVVKPGSANVVGGRTAALKTWGRTADEMCLKEPASIKSALGENPKRVHGDRGRLPTTRMGVAAVLRDAVATARYHRLQQLQAQEKGEIGPPPDPTSETLLLALDGEVPWSQHAHRRDDIATAVRLARELGYRLVLNHATEGHLLAEELAAAGVPCVVGPTLGSRGKVELRHRTLRTPALLAAAGVEVALTTDHPVVPIAFLVHQATFAVKEGLDRDLALRAITVNPARFMGLDDRVGALRPGLDGDVVVWDGDPLDVMSRALTTYVQGRRVYDFDATRLVGRAADPWG; encoded by the coding sequence ATGGCCACCGAGGGCTTCACCGGTCCGCCGGTCGGACCCGGCCGCGACGTCGCGGTCGTCGGCGGGCGGGTCGTCCCCGTCGACGGCGAGGTGCTCGAGCGGGGCACCGTCCTGGTCCGCGACGGGCGGGTCGTCGCGGTCGGGCGCGTCGACGACGTCCCCGTGCCGGACGGCGTCCCCGTGCACGACGCGGCCGGCCGCTGGGTGCTGCCCGGGTTCGTCGAGGCCCACGGCCACCTGGGGGTGCTCGAGGACGGCGAGGACTGGCCCGGGCGCGACCACAACGAGACGACCGAGGCCAACACGGCGCGGCTGCGCGCGCTCGACGCCGTCAACCCCGCCGACGTCGCCTTCGTCGACGCGCTCGGCGGCGGCGTGACGACCGTCGTCGTCAAGCCCGGCTCCGCCAACGTCGTCGGCGGCCGGACGGCCGCGCTCAAGACGTGGGGCCGCACCGCGGACGAGATGTGCCTCAAGGAGCCGGCGAGCATCAAGAGCGCGCTGGGGGAGAACCCCAAGCGGGTGCACGGCGACCGCGGGCGGCTGCCCACCACCCGCATGGGTGTGGCGGCCGTGCTGCGCGACGCGGTCGCGACGGCGCGCTACCACCGCCTGCAGCAGCTGCAGGCGCAGGAGAAGGGCGAGATCGGGCCGCCGCCGGACCCCACGAGCGAGACGCTGCTGCTCGCGCTGGACGGCGAGGTCCCGTGGTCGCAGCACGCGCACCGCCGCGACGACATCGCGACGGCCGTCCGGCTCGCGCGCGAGCTCGGCTACCGCCTCGTCCTCAACCACGCGACCGAGGGCCACCTGCTCGCCGAGGAGCTCGCCGCGGCCGGCGTGCCGTGCGTGGTCGGCCCGACGCTCGGCTCCCGCGGCAAGGTCGAGCTGCGCCACCGCACGCTGCGCACGCCCGCCCTGCTGGCCGCCGCGGGCGTCGAGGTGGCGCTCACCACCGACCACCCCGTCGTGCCCATCGCGTTCCTCGTCCACCAGGCGACGTTCGCGGTCAAGGAGGGCCTGGACCGCGACCTCGCGCTCCGGGCCATCACGGTCAACCCGGCGCGGTTCATGGGCCTGGACGACCGGGTCGGCGCCCTGCGCCCCGGCCTGGACGGCGACGTGGTCGTGTGGGACGGCGACCCGCTCGACGTCATGAGCCGCGCCCTCACCACCTACGTGCAGGGGCGGCGCGTGTACGACTTCGACGCGACCCGGCTGGTGGGCCGGGCCGCGGACCCGTGGGGCTGA
- a CDS encoding DsbA family protein, translating into MARNLRPEQREARLEAIRRQNAADARRARLLTTVAVGLVVLLAVGVGLAVWLSARDGGGGDSAGGPDLVLPAGTTPTDPEEPLSGGFLVGEAGDVRVVVFEDYQCPACRAFEAEAGEYLAGLAAGDEVSLVRRPVSILDRVGDGYSTRAAAAAACVGEADPDALERWGARLFAEQPAEGGSGLPDERLVEVAAEEGVDVAACVEEGRYLPWAEATTEQAAEELGRLATPTVVVAGEVVTGAQGGYPSLPELRDAVDAAVDAAGGATDGTSGTEG; encoded by the coding sequence ATGGCCCGCAACCTGCGCCCCGAGCAGCGCGAGGCCCGCCTGGAGGCGATCCGCCGCCAGAACGCGGCCGACGCGCGCCGGGCGCGGCTGCTCACGACCGTCGCGGTCGGGCTCGTCGTGCTCCTCGCCGTCGGCGTCGGCCTCGCGGTGTGGCTCTCCGCCCGCGACGGCGGCGGCGGCGACTCCGCCGGCGGCCCGGACCTCGTCCTGCCGGCGGGCACGACGCCCACCGACCCGGAGGAGCCGCTGAGCGGCGGGTTCCTCGTCGGCGAGGCGGGCGACGTCCGCGTCGTCGTGTTCGAGGACTACCAGTGCCCGGCGTGCCGGGCCTTCGAGGCCGAGGCCGGGGAGTACCTCGCGGGGCTCGCGGCCGGCGACGAGGTCTCCCTCGTCCGGCGCCCCGTCAGCATCCTCGACCGCGTGGGCGACGGGTACTCCACCCGCGCCGCCGCCGCGGCCGCGTGCGTGGGCGAGGCCGACCCGGACGCCCTCGAGCGGTGGGGGGCCCGCCTGTTCGCCGAGCAGCCGGCCGAGGGCGGCAGCGGCCTGCCCGACGAGCGCCTCGTCGAGGTCGCCGCCGAGGAGGGCGTCGACGTCGCCGCGTGCGTCGAGGAGGGCCGCTACCTGCCGTGGGCGGAGGCGACGACGGAGCAGGCCGCCGAGGAGCTCGGCCGCCTCGCGACGCCCACCGTCGTCGTGGCCGGCGAGGTCGTGACCGGCGCGCAGGGCGGCTACCCGTCGCTGCCGGAGCTGCGCGACGCGGTCGACGCCGCGGTCGACGCCGCCGGCGGGGCGACCGACGGGACGAGCGGGACGGAGGGCTGA